One segment of Brienomyrus brachyistius isolate T26 unplaced genomic scaffold, BBRACH_0.4 scaffold38, whole genome shotgun sequence DNA contains the following:
- the LOC125722447 gene encoding uncharacterized protein LOC125722447 — protein MTRNKRIAKAVSWSNDRYWATWDKWMEVIDWEDEEELCSPAESPSDQADRSIVSHTRKPIAKAVSWTDDVYWAAWDKWDEIICWGEEGECSPATPPINQPGRDKGLDMHGLEVFLLNERTVSIKPADDHQDRLKIGAVVVDLCQFELDGVNDKFEIVEIQIGEVKLEETAERGFNSEFELEIMDVEIEVVDSEFQLNALNWEIAGTKVDKLLVEHLNINNLEAGSVKVSTSNGNVVYVNGM, from the exons atgacgag aaacaaacgaattgcaaaagctgtcagctggagcaacgatcgatactgggcaacttgggacaagtggatggaagtgattgactgggaagatgaggaagagctgtgctccccagcagaatcaccctctgaccaggctgaccgttccatcgtgtcacacacccgaaagccaattgccaaggcagttagctggacggatgatgtgtattgggcagcctgggacaagtgggatgagatcatctgctggggtgaagaaggagagtgctccccagcaactccacccatcaaccagcctgggagggataaggggttagacatgcatgggttagaggtttttctgttaaatgaaaggacagtctccataaagcctgcagatgaccaccaagacaggctgaaaataggagccgtagtggtcgacctctgccagtttgagctagatggtgtaaatgataaatttgaaattgtcgaaatacaaattggagaggtcaaattggaggagactgcagagaggggttttaattcagaatttgaattggaaattatggatgtggagatagaggttgtagacagtgaattccagctgaatgctcttaattgggaaattgctggaactaaagtggacaaattattagtggaacacctgaacataaataatctagaagcaggcagtgtgaaggtgtccacatcaaatgggaatgtggtatatgtcaatggtatgtga
- the LOC125722450 gene encoding nuclear pore complex protein Nup214-like, whose product MNPSGLFGRTQGGAFQSPRAPTSGLFSFGQQNAPFVQPPALGQGTGQTSLFSTSSAFGQTGSLFGQPGGTASGQAPTFGMPGSGSQTPSFVQSDTRPLPSFQPIQHHRYQYGQQWACSCCL is encoded by the exons atgaatccgtctgggctttttggcagaacacaaggcggagcgtttcagtctccgcgcgccccgacctcggggctcttttccttcggccagcagaacgcccctttcgtgcagccgcctgccctcggccagggcaccggccagacctcgctcttcagtacatcgtctgccttcggccagaccggatcccttttcgggcagcctggcgggacggcgtctggacaggccccgaccttcggcatgcccggttctgggagtcagaccccgtcgtttgtacagagcgacaccag acctctgccttcgttccagcccatccagcaccaccgctaccagtatggacagcagtgggcctgctcctgctgcctctga